One Catharus ustulatus isolate bCatUst1 chromosome 2, bCatUst1.pri.v2, whole genome shotgun sequence genomic window carries:
- the SLC25A30 gene encoding kidney mitochondrial carrier protein 1 isoform X2 → MGRNYWLKEEPIMPALNWKPFIYGGLASITAECGTFPIDLTKTRLQVQGQVNDAKYKEIRYRGMLHALVRICREEGLKALYCGIAPAMLRQASYGTIKIGTYQSLKRMFVEHPEDETLMMNVLCGILSGVISSSIANPTDVLKIRMQAQGRMIQGGMMGNFIQIYQKEGVKGLWKGVSLTAQRAAIVVGVELPVYDLTKKHIIMSGYMGDTVYTHFLSSFLCGLAGALASNPVDVVRTRMMNQKSQQHGGRAAYKGTLDCFLQTWKNEGFFALYKGFWPNWLRLGPWNIIFFLTYEQLKKLDA, encoded by the exons ATGGGGCGAAATTACTGGCTG AAAGAGGAACCAATAATGCCAGCACTGAACTGGAAGCCCTTTATCTATGGAGGTTTAGCATCAATCACTGCAGAATGTG GTACTTTCCCCATTGATCTGACCAAAACACGTCTCCAGGTTCAAGGTCAAGTTAATGATGCCAAATATAAAGAGATCCGCTACCGTGGAATGTTGCATGCACTGGTCAGAATATGCAGAGAAGAAGGATTGAAAGCCTTATACTGTGG GATTGCACCTGCAATGCTACGACAAGCTTCATATGGAACTATAAAAATAGGCACTTATCAGAGCTTAAAAAGAATGTTTGTTGAGCATCCAGAAG ATGAAACCCTCATGATGAATGTTCTGTGCGGCATTCTTTCGGGAGTTATCTCGTCATCTATCGCCAACCCTACTGACGTCTTAAAG ATCAGAATGCAAGCTCAAGGCAGAATGATCCAAGGAGGAATGATGGGCAACTTCATACAGATCTACCAAAAGGAAGGTGTTAAAGGATTATGGAAg GGGGTATCATtgacagcacagagagctgctaTTGTTGTTGGAGTGGAGCTGCCAGTGTATGACCTTACCAAGAAGCATATAATTATGTCTGGCTATATGGGAGATACAGTATATACTCACTTCCT TTCCAGTTTTCTTTGTGGGTTAGCTGGAGCCCTTGCATCCAACCCAGTTGATGTTGTAAGAACACGCATGATGAATCAGAAAAGCCAACAACATGGGGGACGTGCAGCCTACAAGGGCACTTTGGATTGCTTTTTACAG ACATGGAAGAATGAAGGCTTTTTTGCTCTGTATAAAGGATTTTGGCCAAACTGGTTAAGACTTGGTCCTTGGAATATCATT TTCTTTCTGACATATGAACAGCTGAAGAAATTGGATGCCTGA
- the SLC25A30 gene encoding kidney mitochondrial carrier protein 1 isoform X3, which yields MPALNWKPFIYGGLASITAECGTFPIDLTKTRLQVQGQVNDAKYKEIRYRGMLHALVRICREEGLKALYCGIAPAMLRQASYGTIKIGTYQSLKRMFVEHPEDETLMMNVLCGILSGVISSSIANPTDVLKIRMQAQGRMIQGGMMGNFIQIYQKEGVKGLWKGVSLTAQRAAIVVGVELPVYDLTKKHIIMSGYMGDTVYTHFLSSFLCGLAGALASNPVDVVRTRMMNQKSQQHGGRAAYKGTLDCFLQTWKNEGFFALYKGFWPNWLRLGPWNIIFFLTYEQLKKLDA from the exons ATGCCAGCACTGAACTGGAAGCCCTTTATCTATGGAGGTTTAGCATCAATCACTGCAGAATGTG GTACTTTCCCCATTGATCTGACCAAAACACGTCTCCAGGTTCAAGGTCAAGTTAATGATGCCAAATATAAAGAGATCCGCTACCGTGGAATGTTGCATGCACTGGTCAGAATATGCAGAGAAGAAGGATTGAAAGCCTTATACTGTGG GATTGCACCTGCAATGCTACGACAAGCTTCATATGGAACTATAAAAATAGGCACTTATCAGAGCTTAAAAAGAATGTTTGTTGAGCATCCAGAAG ATGAAACCCTCATGATGAATGTTCTGTGCGGCATTCTTTCGGGAGTTATCTCGTCATCTATCGCCAACCCTACTGACGTCTTAAAG ATCAGAATGCAAGCTCAAGGCAGAATGATCCAAGGAGGAATGATGGGCAACTTCATACAGATCTACCAAAAGGAAGGTGTTAAAGGATTATGGAAg GGGGTATCATtgacagcacagagagctgctaTTGTTGTTGGAGTGGAGCTGCCAGTGTATGACCTTACCAAGAAGCATATAATTATGTCTGGCTATATGGGAGATACAGTATATACTCACTTCCT TTCCAGTTTTCTTTGTGGGTTAGCTGGAGCCCTTGCATCCAACCCAGTTGATGTTGTAAGAACACGCATGATGAATCAGAAAAGCCAACAACATGGGGGACGTGCAGCCTACAAGGGCACTTTGGATTGCTTTTTACAG ACATGGAAGAATGAAGGCTTTTTTGCTCTGTATAAAGGATTTTGGCCAAACTGGTTAAGACTTGGTCCTTGGAATATCATT TTCTTTCTGACATATGAACAGCTGAAGAAATTGGATGCCTGA
- the SLC25A30 gene encoding kidney mitochondrial carrier protein 1 isoform X1, which produces MPARPASPAASQGQWRGETSDCKKEEPIMPALNWKPFIYGGLASITAECGTFPIDLTKTRLQVQGQVNDAKYKEIRYRGMLHALVRICREEGLKALYCGIAPAMLRQASYGTIKIGTYQSLKRMFVEHPEDETLMMNVLCGILSGVISSSIANPTDVLKIRMQAQGRMIQGGMMGNFIQIYQKEGVKGLWKGVSLTAQRAAIVVGVELPVYDLTKKHIIMSGYMGDTVYTHFLSSFLCGLAGALASNPVDVVRTRMMNQKSQQHGGRAAYKGTLDCFLQTWKNEGFFALYKGFWPNWLRLGPWNIIFFLTYEQLKKLDA; this is translated from the exons ATGCCGGCCCGCCCCgccagcccagcagcctccCAAGGCCAGTGGCGAGGGGAGACCTCTGACTGCAAG AAAGAGGAACCAATAATGCCAGCACTGAACTGGAAGCCCTTTATCTATGGAGGTTTAGCATCAATCACTGCAGAATGTG GTACTTTCCCCATTGATCTGACCAAAACACGTCTCCAGGTTCAAGGTCAAGTTAATGATGCCAAATATAAAGAGATCCGCTACCGTGGAATGTTGCATGCACTGGTCAGAATATGCAGAGAAGAAGGATTGAAAGCCTTATACTGTGG GATTGCACCTGCAATGCTACGACAAGCTTCATATGGAACTATAAAAATAGGCACTTATCAGAGCTTAAAAAGAATGTTTGTTGAGCATCCAGAAG ATGAAACCCTCATGATGAATGTTCTGTGCGGCATTCTTTCGGGAGTTATCTCGTCATCTATCGCCAACCCTACTGACGTCTTAAAG ATCAGAATGCAAGCTCAAGGCAGAATGATCCAAGGAGGAATGATGGGCAACTTCATACAGATCTACCAAAAGGAAGGTGTTAAAGGATTATGGAAg GGGGTATCATtgacagcacagagagctgctaTTGTTGTTGGAGTGGAGCTGCCAGTGTATGACCTTACCAAGAAGCATATAATTATGTCTGGCTATATGGGAGATACAGTATATACTCACTTCCT TTCCAGTTTTCTTTGTGGGTTAGCTGGAGCCCTTGCATCCAACCCAGTTGATGTTGTAAGAACACGCATGATGAATCAGAAAAGCCAACAACATGGGGGACGTGCAGCCTACAAGGGCACTTTGGATTGCTTTTTACAG ACATGGAAGAATGAAGGCTTTTTTGCTCTGTATAAAGGATTTTGGCCAAACTGGTTAAGACTTGGTCCTTGGAATATCATT TTCTTTCTGACATATGAACAGCTGAAGAAATTGGATGCCTGA